One part of the Rutidosis leptorrhynchoides isolate AG116_Rl617_1_P2 chromosome 1, CSIRO_AGI_Rlap_v1, whole genome shotgun sequence genome encodes these proteins:
- the LOC139848851 gene encoding uncharacterized protein, whose protein sequence is MEGDSLHPTSSTTWSNIILAGCKLQEANVNFRNSFSRRICSDSTISFWNEKWIGNNTLRSTFPRLFMLEVQHDATIRDRIQVSSEGTVFKWVWSRAPTGRTRSELSNLINLLEGFEFSNSDSWSCTFTSNGIFSVKSLTQAIEEQQAEYASDPETLRNNLAPKKLEVFVWRLLKRRLPVRVELDKRGLDLHSVRCPICDDGLETVEHTFIFCKQTMELWERVFGWWNSGHFNNLSLSELLRGNNVNASTNFGKKVWQSVEWVCAYFIWKCRNDLVFRNKKWNIPMALNEIQIKSFEWISHRSKGKKLDWHIWLSNPSLFLSM, encoded by the coding sequence ATGGAAGGTGATTCACTTCACCCGACATCTTCAACTACTTGGTCTAACATTATCTTGGCAGGTTGTAAGTTACAAGAGGCGAACGTCAACTTTAGAAACTCCTTCTCAAGACGGATATGCAGTGATTCAACAATCTCTTTTTGGAATGAAAAATGGATTGGCAACAACACTCTTCGTTCTACCTTTCCTAGGCTATTCATGTTGGAAGTTCAACACGATGCGACAATCAGGGACAGAATTCAAGTTTCAAGCGAAGGAACGGTTTTCAAATGGGTTTGGAGCAGGGCACCAACAGGCCGCACAAGAAGTGAATTATCAAATCTCATCAACTTGTTGGAAGGCTTCGAGTTCAGTAACAGCGATTCGTGGAGCTGCACTTTCACATCTAATGGAATCTTTTCGGTAAAAAGTTTAACTCAAGCAATCGAGGAACAGCAAGCAGAATACGCCTCTGACCCCGAGACACTTCGAAACAATCTTGCACCAAAAAAATTAGAGGTGTTTGTATGGCGACTTCTAAAAAGGCGTCTACCGGTTCGGGTCGAGCTAGATAAAAGAGGGCTCGACCTACACTCGGTTAGGTGCCCGATTTGTGACGACGGGTTAGAGACGGTCGAGCATACTTTCATTTTTTGTAAGCAGACAATGGAACTTTGGGAGCGAGTTTTCGGTTGGTGGAATTCGGGTCACTTTAACAACCTTAGTCTAAGTGAATTACTTCGAGGTAACAATGTTAATGCGTCTACAAACTTCGGGAAAAAAGTTTGGCAATCGGTCGAATGGGTTTGTGCGTACTTCATTTGGAAATGTCGAAACGATTTGGTGTTTCGTAATAAAAAATGGAACATCCCGATGGCTCTAAATGAAATACAAATCAAATCCTTCGAGTGGATCTCTCATAGGTCGAAAGGGAAGAAGCTTGATTGGCACATTTGGTTGAGTAACCCGAGTTTATTTCTCTCCATGTAA